In Deinococcus sp. QL22, the following are encoded in one genomic region:
- a CDS encoding Ig-like domain-containing protein has translation MRKTPTVFAFMSLALVLASCGGTNTPGIPGVTTPGATAPLVKVDVAALGGLRAQGLTGDAGPLFFNVNVRDSQNQLVAFNGTTFDPTGTGTKTLTLNVSNAFRQTLLLPAGTYSFETAAKDGATGSTLLAYGPAAENTAAIQGDGAVVRLTFHAVFHKASSSLDFSTNTPLLFTNTTFNLKLSPKIAPVTGLSATVPTTDIGNVTYTLGNATDAVLNNAGSKIGINLTARGTAEDSTLNVTASFNAWTQVDGTDTAVYGPTTLDFSKAIETNALVADTVMPTLMFNAVSNTAVGASRALSGRATDDVMLSEIRVYDDNALVASNVASDNVTAITTDARGNWSSTWIPTTVGSHQLSVIVSDSSGNETRAEQTVSVAAAPLNNYDLLLDYASYGYYDYRDVTMPANSELWVKVNTNGWTGGNIAYAYNHNSTGMTATIGTSRLDQRAFAENYGYYSIEYGFGSPTGEIYMYLKNTNDSAITVQVVGQQY, from the coding sequence GTGCGTAAAACCCCCACTGTGTTCGCGTTCATGTCCCTCGCCCTCGTCCTCGCCAGCTGCGGCGGCACCAACACCCCAGGTATCCCCGGCGTCACCACCCCCGGAGCCACCGCTCCCCTGGTCAAGGTCGACGTCGCCGCCCTCGGCGGTCTGCGCGCCCAAGGCCTGACCGGCGATGCCGGTCCCTTGTTCTTCAACGTGAACGTCCGGGACAGCCAGAACCAACTCGTGGCCTTCAACGGCACCACCTTTGACCCCACCGGCACCGGCACCAAGACCCTGACCCTGAACGTCAGCAATGCCTTCCGCCAGACCCTGCTGCTCCCCGCCGGCACCTACTCCTTCGAAACTGCGGCCAAAGATGGCGCCACCGGCAGCACCCTGCTCGCCTACGGTCCTGCTGCGGAAAACACGGCTGCCATCCAAGGTGACGGTGCGGTCGTGCGTCTGACGTTCCATGCCGTGTTCCATAAAGCCAGCAGCAGCCTGGACTTCAGCACCAACACCCCACTGCTGTTCACCAACACGACGTTTAACCTGAAACTGTCCCCCAAGATTGCCCCGGTCACTGGCCTGAGCGCGACCGTGCCCACCACCGACATCGGCAACGTCACCTACACCCTGGGCAACGCCACCGACGCCGTCCTGAACAATGCAGGCAGCAAAATCGGCATCAACCTCACCGCCCGTGGCACGGCTGAAGACAGCACCCTGAATGTCACGGCCAGCTTCAACGCCTGGACACAAGTGGACGGCACCGACACCGCCGTGTACGGCCCCACCACGCTGGACTTCAGCAAGGCGATTGAAACCAACGCCCTGGTCGCGGACACCGTCATGCCCACCCTGATGTTCAATGCCGTGAGCAATACGGCGGTCGGCGCGTCCAGGGCGCTGAGCGGGAGGGCCACGGATGACGTGATGCTCAGTGAAATCCGCGTGTATGACGATAACGCGTTGGTCGCAAGCAACGTGGCGAGCGACAACGTGACCGCCATCACCACGGACGCCCGTGGCAACTGGAGCAGCACTTGGATCCCCACCACGGTAGGCAGCCATCAGTTGAGTGTGATCGTGTCGGACAGCTCGGGCAACGAAACCCGCGCCGAGCAGACGGTTTCTGTGGCTGCCGCACCCCTCAACAACTATGATCTGCTGCTCGACTACGCGAGTTATGGGTATTACGACTACCGAGACGTCACAATGCCTGCGAACAGCGAGTTGTGGGTCAAGGTCAACACCAATGGCTGGACGGGCGGAAACATCGCCTACGCTTATAACCACAACAGTACAGGCATGACGGCCACCATCGGAACGAGTCGCCTGGATCAGCGGGCCTTTGCGGAAAACTACGGCTACTATTCCATTGAGTACGGTTTCGGTTCTCCGACAGGTGAGATCTATATGTATCTCAAGAACACGAACGATTCCGCCATTACGGTTCAAGTCGTTGGCCAACAGTACTAA
- a CDS encoding response regulator, with product MTRALRVLLIDDSPAERLLAEEAFALTDELLCTLTTAPSGLEALTRFQGPNAALPDVILLDINMPGMSGFEVLATLKADPKLRVVPVVMFSTSPAPEDVTQAYTLHASAYLLKSPEFHTFLEQIETFILFWSRTHLPYRPTPA from the coding sequence ATGACCCGGGCGCTCCGGGTCTTATTGATCGACGACAGTCCTGCCGAACGACTGCTCGCCGAAGAAGCCTTCGCGCTCACGGATGAGTTGCTCTGCACGCTGACCACTGCCCCGAGTGGCCTGGAGGCCCTGACCCGCTTCCAAGGCCCCAACGCCGCCTTGCCGGACGTCATCCTGCTGGATATCAATATGCCGGGGATGAGCGGCTTTGAGGTGCTCGCGACCCTGAAAGCCGATCCGAAACTGCGGGTCGTGCCGGTGGTGATGTTCAGCACCTCACCCGCGCCTGAAGATGTCACCCAGGCCTATACCCTCCACGCCAGTGCCTACCTGCTCAAATCACCGGAGTTTCATACGTTTCTGGAGCAAATCGAGACCTTTATCCTCTTCTGGAGCCGTACCCACTTGCCTTACCGTCCCACTCCAGCCTAA
- a CDS encoding IS630 family transposase (programmed frameshift): MGRQKQWVVKLSDEERQQLTDMTRKGVHSARVMTRARLLLLSDQGLLDQDVAERQSVNAATVASIRRKYAEGGLQAALYEKARPKQLPKLNAQQTAILIAEVCSTPDGREKWTMQLLADRLVTLGVVDSISDETVRRTPEKNALKPWQVQSWCVAQVGADFVWRMEAVLDTYAQPYDASRPVICFDEKSYQLLDHVHDPLPPVPGIPARVDHEYKRCGTVNFFVAFEPLTGQRTVTITKRRGNAEFAAQLQALELRYPQAEKITLVLDQLSTHSPAALYQHLPAEEARRLTRRFEWMYTPKHASWLNMAELEWSALQRQCLGQRLASKEVVEREIHAWEADRNARSVRVNWQFATPTAREKLRRHYPARE; the protein is encoded by the exons ATGGGACGACAGAAGCAGTGGGTCGTGAAGTTGAGTGACGAAGAGCGCCAACAGCTGACAGATATGACGCGCAAAGGCGTGCACAGTGCGCGGGTCATGACCCGCGCACGCCTGCTGTTACTGAGCGATCAAGGGCTCTTGGATCAGGATGTCGCGGAGCGTCAGAGCGTCAATGCTGCGACTGTGGCATCGATTCGCAGGAAATACGCTGAGGGCGGCCTGCAGGCCGCCCTGTACGAGAAAGCACGTCCCAAACAACTCCCCAAGTTAAATGCCCAGCAGACGGCAATCTTGATTGCCGAGGTCTGTTCGACTCCTGATGGTCGGGAGAAGTGGACGATGCAGCTCTTGGCTGATCGTCTCGTGACTTTAGGCGTGGTGGACAGCATCAGTGACGAAACCGTCCGACGCACAC CTGAAAAAAACGCGCTCAAACCGTGGCAAGTTCAAAGTTGGTGTGTCGCTCAGGTAGGCGCAGACTTCGTTTGGCGCATGGAAGCTGTTCTGGACACCTATGCTCAGCCCTACGACGCTTCCCGGCCCGTCATCTGCTTTGATGAAAAGTCCTATCAATTGCTTGACCACGTGCACGATCCTCTGCCACCCGTGCCGGGTATCCCGGCACGGGTGGATCATGAGTACAAGCGGTGTGGCACGGTCAATTTCTTCGTAGCCTTCGAACCCCTGACGGGTCAACGTACGGTGACGATAACCAAGCGGCGAGGAAATGCGGAGTTCGCAGCGCAACTCCAGGCTCTGGAGTTGCGCTATCCCCAAGCAGAGAAGATCACGCTCGTCCTAGATCAGCTGTCGACACACAGCCCAGCGGCGTTGTATCAACATCTTCCGGCAGAGGAAGCCCGGCGATTAACCCGCCGATTTGAGTGGATGTACACGCCCAAACATGCGTCTTGGCTGAATATGGCCGAACTCGAATGGTCGGCACTCCAACGTCAATGTCTCGGACAACGTCTCGCCAGCAAAGAGGTCGTCGAGCGTGAGATCCACGCCTGGGAAGCCGACCGCAATGCGCGGTCGGTACGCGTGAACTGGCAATTTGCGACACCGACTGCTCGGGAGAAGCTCAGACGGCACTATCCGGCACGAGAATAA